One Synechocystis sp. LKSZ1 genomic window, GAAGGAAGACTGGTCATCGGCTATTTCTCTCATCGAGTTAGGTGATTGAGAAATCCCTTACGGAAAATCTGGATATTTCCTCAGAGGAAACATCTCTTCACTCTAGAGAGACGGATCAAGGAGATCAAACACTCTTGTTTGTTAAATCCATAAACAAAAGTAATGGATAGAGATCGAATGAGAGTAAAATGTTTTGAAATTCAATTTCATTTGAATCAAAGTTTGATTAGGGTGCGCCTCTTAGATGACCTTTGAGCAATTACGGATTTTTATGGCTGTGGCCGAGCATCTCCATTTCACCCACGCCGCTGATGCCCTCTACATTACTCAACCCGCTGTTAGTGCCGCGATTCACAGTTTGGAAACGGAATATGGGCTTAAATTATTCCATCGCATTGGCCGCCGGATTGAGATAACAGACGCGGGAAAATTACTCCAGGTAGAGGCCCGGAAGATTCTGGATCAGGTCAAGCTGACGGAACGAGGGTTACGGGAATTTAACCAGCTTCAGCAGGGGGAGCTAAACCTAGGGGCCAGCTTTACCGTGGGAAATTACTGGTTACCAGAAAAAATTAGTCGATTTAGGCACAACTATCCAGGCATTACCATCCATTGCACTCTAGCTAACGCCGATGATATTTGTACCGGGACAGCGTCGGGCCTCTACGATCTAGGCCTCATTGCTGGGGAAGTTAAACCCGTTCAGAGAAAAGTTCTCGAAGAAGAAACCGTGGGGGGCGATCGCCTAGAAATTATCGTTGGGAAGGAGCATCCCTGGTTTGAGCACCCCGTCGTCAAAACCGAGGAACTGCTAAAAACCAGTTGGGTCATGCGGGAACCCGGCTCCGGTACTCAGCAAATGTTTGAGCAGGCCCTGGCCCGTTGGGGCATTCTTCCCAGTGAACTGGAAATTATTTTGATTTTTAAAAGTAGCGAAATGGTCAAAGCGGTTGTGG contains:
- a CDS encoding LysR substrate-binding domain-containing protein; translation: MTFEQLRIFMAVAEHLHFTHAADALYITQPAVSAAIHSLETEYGLKLFHRIGRRIEITDAGKLLQVEARKILDQVKLTERGLREFNQLQQGELNLGASFTVGNYWLPEKISRFRHNYPGITIHCTLANADDICTGTASGLYDLGLIAGEVKPVQRKVLEEETVGGDRLEIIVGKEHPWFEHPVVKTEELLKTSWVMREPGSGTQQMFEQALARWGILPSELEIILIFKSSEMVKAVVESGVGATALPELMVKKELRLKTLKAIKVIDASGTVMAKITRPILQLKHCQRFQTRAAKAFEALLLDPSSGTR